The following nucleotide sequence is from Coffea eugenioides isolate CCC68of chromosome 3, Ceug_1.0, whole genome shotgun sequence.
CTAAGTTTCTCCATATCgtattttttgtcaaatatgGAGAAATTTTACTGGTCTGAAAATAGAGGAACAGTGAAAACAGAAGTGCAAGCGAATTGGCCGTGGGTTTttagaacctttttttttttaatgtttttagCTAGCTTATTAGCTATATCTGAGAAGTACTTATGGGGGTTGGCTAAGAACGATTGGAGGTGTTAATTAGGTGGGCTCGTGGATGAAGAGATGAAATGACCCCCAAGAGTgtctaaagaaaaagaaaagaaaaagaaattatgtGTATGGTGTATAACGTATACTGTTCCAAGAAAATTGTACAGTTTTCTTTGGGACGGTATTGTAATGTAATAGAGTGGCTAATCAGTGTAGCAAATGGGAGTATTTGTATTGTATTTGGGGTACGCCTCATTATATTGTTGTAGGTACTATGGGAGGGAGTTGAAGGGAAATAAGTAAGATGGTCTGTGTTAGTGGTGTGATGCTTCTGTTGGTTGTTGATGTTGATGATGTATATTATATTTCATCTCAATGATAATATGAATAGCAAAGATGTATTAAATGggctaatatatatatatatggctaCTGCATTTGTGCTGTCTCCCTTGGCTCATCTATCATCTAATCATCATTCCACTTGTTATGATCCACTTTATTTTTTTCCCAGATGCGTTTTCTGTATTGAAAATTCATCTTTGTCTATCTTTGAAAAGTTTAGTCTGAAATTTGGTTTCTCTTCATTCTAGCGTACCAGGTCTTGGGTGGAAACATGCTAATCTTTTGTTAAAGAACCATCAGAAGCGCAAGCTTTTTTGCGCTTCTAAATAGAGTTATGGTGCTAAAAACAAATCTGCCTGCTAATTTGATCTCTCAGTTGGAAAAGTGTAGCAACACATCCTTTGGAGTACATGATTGGGGATCATACTACGAGGACAAGTTAACGAGAAATATCCTCCAAATAAAAGGCACGTTTTCTTTTCTTACGACCCTTTTTAATGTAGATGATCAAATTATGACCCCTGGGAAAAGCTTAATTGAACCAAAGATGCGGCAGCAGCATTTTGCCCATCCTCAAGGGTTTCTCTTGTCTAAGTTCAGTTGACGGCCTGTATTTTCTTTCTTTAGTGGAGGAGTGCTTGTGTTACTAAGAAAAGTTGACGTTTTTCCTGTGATGAATTTTTTCGCATTGTTTGAGCAGAAGAGTCAGAGAGATAGAAGAAGTGGTTGTCCATCTGATTGTTATCTTTTCCTTTGTGCTGTGGACTGGTGGGTGGTGAAGGTATTTTTGGTAGGTAAGCTAGAAACTTCATGGGGGAGAGAGCAGTGATTGAGGTCGGGAAATGGTAATACCACAGAACAGAACAAGGATTTGGTAAGAGCCTGACCCTTACGAGGAAGGAGGAAGGCTCCTTAGTCAATTACGATGAGCACGCCATACCAATATCAGGAACAAGTGGTCAAATCtctcattttcaaaataaaagCATAAACAGTAGTCTCTTTTTAATTGTGAGgcgaaaaaagaaaagcatacAAGCAGGAACATGTTCGtgtggattgcatttttctgaatttttcgtagaaaaattattgtaatGATTTGATACATATGAAATAAAAGGGTggttgaaaaatatgttcataaaaaataaaaaaattgcaatccaaacgcACCTAGACTACTGGTGCGTTTCAACATTCTTAACCTTTAATCTTCTTTTAATATTCTCCAATTGGATTTTCCAATAGAGGGATATTAGGGGGAGTTTCGCTCTTCTGAGTTAATTGAAAGAATGGGGTTCGACCTTTTCACCGATCGTACGTTGCACTGCTGGTGAATAAGAGATCAAAGGACGTATCATATTATTCCACAAAGTGACTTTGTCTTTCCTTCTAATTTAGAGATTGGCACGAACAATGGGGGATCGATTTGGTAAGAAATCGCTTCAAACATCTTTTTCTTGGAGCAATAATGGAGTGTTGGGGATTGGTTTAGGGGGGCATCTGCCAGGTTGGTTTTGCGTCTATCAGCAATAATTTATAGCACAAATCGTCTTCTTTGGTTCCTGTGCTGAGCCCATTTGCCTATTCTATAATAATGGATGGTATGCCGAATGGTTACTACTTGTGGACTTGGAGGTGCTTACCGGGAAGCTGAGTGCAAGGTCCCTATTTAAAGAAAAGATTTTGTTCTTATCCCTATTATTATATGGCTGGCTGGATCTGTTGAAAAGGGAAATATGATCAAATGTATATTTGCAAACTGTCATGCTATAATTGTAGAATTCTTGGGACCAAAGTGACCTGACTCAAGGACAATAGCAACTATCTCGAAATTAATTGGACAATGCTACAAATTTGTTGagtttctcaaaaaaaaaaaaaaaaaaaaaaacatgttcCTTCATTCATTATCATTACCTAATTTGTTGTTGTTTTCAGGGTCTTTATTTTTCCAATGACAGAAAACTTCATCCGCCATTCAGATTATCATTACCTAATTTGTGGCTTGTTTGGATAGCgtatttattatttgaaatattatttggaataattactgtagtattttttgtgatgtgatgtatatgagataaaaaggtgggttggaAAATCTGTTTATGAtgtaagcgaaatattatttgaaaaaaatttgacatCCAAACAAAGCTGGTTAAGAATTCTATTTTGATATGTCAAGGTTAAGTTGCATAAAGCTCTCGTAGCATAAAAAAGTGTCATGGTTTCGACGTTGAAGAAGAGTATTTAAGCAGTTTAACAAGACATCCTTAATCCATTTATACTTGCTCTTTTTATCTTTATTGAGCACCTTACTTTGTGAATAAATGCTAACGCTCAAAGAGTAATACACTATTTCACAAAAAGTACTTAAAAAGACAATTTGCcacaattcatatttttttttaaaatattttcttataacTCTTCCATATTTACAATTAAATTAAGCATTCTAAATTTTTGTACGACAAAATAAATTGTTGCTAGTTATAAGGGTACAAGAGGGAAGTTTTGGAACACTATGATTTAATTCATTCAGGCAACAAGCGCAATTGGGTATGAAATCAGTGGTGTCGTATGGCATAACATTCATTGTTATTGGGCCATGGCGTACTGGTTGAAGTTTGAAGCTTCTTTTACTTTGTTTGGGCCTGCCCCAGAATTGCTCTCCATACTATCATATAATATTCACACTGATTTGTTTTCACCACACacaaaaaaaactcattttagcAAGACTACACCTTAGCTCAGCTTGGTGATTAAATATGACATGCAAAAGAAAGTTTTGGGCGAGGCAACAAATTGCTTGGTCTTTTGGCATTAAACATCTTCAAGTAAGGGTCTGATTCCAGCCAACAGCCATTTGGTTTGCTGGTGACCATCAAGACTTTAACTCTTGGTTGTCGCCAGCCATTATTTGTACTTTGTCACTTTCAATGGCTTCCTCCTCCGGTGGTGTTTTCGTCGgttagacaaaaaaaaagaaaaaaggaattgATTCCCAGCTGTGAAATTGAAATGGAAACATGTAGtttaagttagtttttggaGAGGAATATGGTAGTCAAGCAGAGTTTTGGTGTCCCCAAATTCAGATGCATTTCCAAATTAAGAAACGTTAAATATGCTTGCttctaaaatgtcaaaaataaataaataaataaatcaagtgCTCAGTCTTGCTATTTCAAATTGATTGAATAAACTTTAtcatattttctaaattttctggATCTATGGTATCTAATATTTATTCTCCAAATCTGTTTATATTTATGTTTTCTGTCATTAGTCGATTTATATATAAGAGAAAAAGAACAGATGGATTTTAGATTCTTAAATCTTAGGTGGTGTTCGGATTACAATTTTTCACTAaaatatttttacattttatgTTTCAAATCACCATTTTACTTCTACAtcttatcatatatatatatatattttataaaaacaCTAAAAACTAGCAATCTAAGCGAGACATTAGCGTTCGGTATTACTAATGAACGGTTGGTGATTAACGAGGGAACGTTCGGAAATCCTCGTTTAGATTACTCGATGGAGGAGCCAAAAAAGATTAATAAAATATGAATAATACTAGCGGAGTAACCTCTAGCAATCAACGAGGTGAATAGAATTCGAAGAGAAAGTCAAAGTTTATCATCCAAAGCACCTAACACCAGGGACGAGATGTTAGGTGATTATTATAAGGTTATCATCCAAAGCACCTAACTCATTATTCTTTCCGAAGCGTCCCTTGAAGTTGGGAAATGCAGAATTTTCAAGGATTTCATTTGATCCCTTCTAAGTTCTAACCAAACAATCTAAAACTTGTGGTCGGGTCAGATTACCTCGTTCAAAGGTCCATAGCTAAGACTGATTGTTGTAATAATTAACCATTCCAtccctttcaaaaaaaaaaaaacttgggtGTTGCTAAATTATTTCGTTCTTGTATAGTATAGCCGACGCCAATTAGAGCATAAGATAGAAGGCGCAAGTTGATTTCTTATGTTTAAGAATTAAGATTGCAGTGATTATTCAACTTTAGACACGGCTTAGGGCGCgtttaataaaattgaaatctgaaaattgaagtttaaaatttaaaatatgaatatattgagttattgaattgttaaataccaaatttgatacatttgattatatatcacattaagtgatgAGTGAATAGTTTATTCACTTATCTTTTGGAGaaattttgtaaagaaaattcagtgttacttaattaattcaaatattcaatttttagttatcaaacaCATCTGAACGTATTAAGAAGATTTGAATTCGTTAAATTTAAGTGGTGAATGGGATAATGAAACAAGACTTCGTAGTAATAGTTCATTAGCAAACTATATTTAACTATAACGTATTTGAATTTTTCAAGGCGAACCTTTCTCACTTCAAAAATTGTGTTTTGTTTTCTCCCCTCCTCTATTTCCTTGATATCGACACAAGTAAATGGTGTAGTAATCAAATtaagaagaaaaatttgttCTTTGTCTGTAAAATAGTTGGAGTTTGAgcataagaaaaataatgaacgAAGTTTGAATCTGAATAATTCAGGGTACAAAATTCTCAATGGAGACACATATAGCGGCAAAAAATTCTTTGAACGCTATTATCTACATAtttaaaacaaattaaagaaCATGTTTCCAACGTAGTCACAATTTGTGCTTTGTTGCTTGCCGGGTTATCTACAAATCTGTTTTTCTGAAACAGATAATTTGCCGTACGTTTCTTTTGATCTTTATCTGTTATGACATAGGATTTGAATTCTCAACTGGGGTAGACCCATGTTTTgacttatttatttttgttcctAATACAGTGGACTGACCTATATATATGTCCTAAAATTCACCTCATTTGACCATTTGAAGAACCCTAAATAGCGTTGGTAATATCAAAAATCAATTAACACTTGCCAGCCACCTGAGTAATTCACCTTTAGAGAATACCCCATGACATTTTTGTGCTTTTAGATGCACATTAATTAAAGAGTTCTGCAATGCTAAAACCACTAAACACTCGCCGCATGAACAACTCTCATTAATAAGAAATTCTGATTTTACACTTTTGGATATCCATTCCTTGGCTTCTGCCCAAATAGTATAGTAGTACTGCTTATAAGAAGTTCAAAACTAGAGACATATTGTTTTGCCCGTCGCGGTGAGTTTAGGCCCTATGACACCAcaagaaaaaatgagttttagtAGCCTAAAACTTTGACCTATAAATAACCTCAAGcattaaatatatattttggacCAGTAATTACAcacgtttaagtttcaaacaAGGTCTGATTTGCATCTCGTCAAGAATTCAATGCACCTGCAGCATACTATTTCGTTCAACAAATTATTTATACATAGACCAGATAAAAGCAAAAATTTAGTTTGTAGGTAACTACCTAATTAAATAGACTGTGCTTTAGATTCAGAAAAGATGTTATCCTAGTTGCCTTAGCCAATCGACGTATTTACACACCCTTCAAGCACCCCTTTGTCTTTTCAAACTGGAATGGGAATTATATCCTAAACTTTTACTGACGATCCTAGTTTTTGATAGCACGCATGCATATATTTTATTCTGTTTTTTTTTCGTTGTTATATGATCTTTTATACACCTTAATGACGTTTTACATTCCAAAGAAAACTTCTTAATTAACACCTCCTTTGTAGGAGACAGTGACGTGAAAACATCcaacaattattatttttttttaaaaaaaattaactacaAATGTATCATTCTACATTGAAAAGCCAGCTTGttaaatgattcaaaggaaTTCTATTCAGAAAAGAATTCTCATGCTTCAAGTTTAGAAAAATTGGCACCTACCGAAAAGTAAAAGCCAAACAATTCTGCTTGTTTCTTGTTTAAGCTCAAAGACCAtttattttccgtggaagtaactTCATCCATCTTTCCCTCATGATCACTATAAAAACCCCACTGCTTCTTGCAACATTCATccttcaaaacaaaaacaaacaagtACTATAAACTACTTCAAACGGATTCAACTTCTCGaataatctcttcatttctttctcaGAGTGTCCTTAAACACTCAGCTATCAAAAATATGGCCACACAAACCACATCCAATACTGCTTCCTCAAGCTCTAGCGTTGGTAGCATCAAGGACAAAACATTCACCGGTGTTGGAAACCTGATTAGGCTTCTTCCCACGGGGACTGTTTTCCTGTACCAATTTCTGAACCCAATTTTAACCAACAATGGCAGCTGTAGCAATACAAACAAGTATGTCTCAAGCGTACTTTTCGCGCTTTGTGGGATCTCTTGTTTAATCTCAACATTCACTGATAGTTACAGAGATGATCAGGGAAATATTCATTATGGGATTGCAACGTTTAAAGGGTTTTGGCCAACTTCAGGTGCAAGTTCATCAGTGGACTTCAAATCATACAGGCTTCAAATTGGAGATTTTGTTCATGCTACACTTTCCCTGATCGTGTTTTCCGTTCTTTCCTTGTTGGATAACAACACAGTTGAGTGCTTTTATCCTTCTTTTGAGTCTACTCAAAAGGCTTTGTTAAAGGCCATGCCTCCTGTCATCGGCTCAGTTGCTGCTGCTGTTTTTGTTGCCTTCCCCAACAAGCGCCATGGCATAGGTTACCCTTCAGATTCAAGTTCGAGTTCAACTTCAACCACTTCAAGTGGAGTCCAGCCATCAAATGCCGAGCAGAAGGCTTAATTTCTTGGATATACACAGCTGCTATAGTAACTGTTATCAATTTGCATTTGCACAAGCGGTCTGAATATAGGAAACATACATAAAATTTTATCAGTAAATTATGTGATGTGAATCTTAAACCTTATGTGTAAATTGATTAATCTACCTTCATTGTAAACCCCATACCCATAGGAGTTGAAGAATGTAATCATGGTCCAATTATAACTTTCTTTGTTTGTTGATTGTTTGGTTTGAGAATTGAAAAGTCTATTAGAATTATTATTAATTGTTTGGTCTCCCCTTTCCTTATCATATGACTGTAACTGTCATATGATTGGTTATTgcaaaaaattgaaagaggtttTACACGCTAGCGAGGCTGCTGGCACGCGCATTGAATATGTAATCTTGTCTCTTGATGATGATAACGGGCTTTTCCTTCATGCAATAGTATGCGTAATTAATTTATTCTGTAGCCAAAGAATTTCAAGAATTACGTTATGAAGAACGTATACCCAGTCCTCCTATACATCAATATGAAGTTGATTTTATGTGTTACAATTGAATTTGATGTTTTTGGCTTGGCGCAAATTTTGCCTTATAAGCTAATATGTAGTTGAATTGTGACTGGGCCAAAAATTTGAGCGTATAGAATGAAGTATGAAGATCGATATAGACTTATCCATTTCGCTTTTCTTCGGAAGAGGTACTAAAAGGTAGACGAATGAGATGAAATCAGATTTTTAAGCTTTGACGAATCAGATTACCAGCATTCTCATTCTGGGGGAAAAGAATAAACACAAACAGATTCATTGTGCCagttctttcttcttttcctttttcaataaACAAGAGACAGAAATTACGTAGCCAAAGTTTGTATTAATGCGAATGCAGTCGCAtaccaatttcttttttttttttatttttttctaataagTGAAGGATGGGATTTCAGAAGTAAGAAAGGATAACGAAATTTGAATTCAGGATCTCTCTGAGCCATTGGCATACACCACTTTTGTTTAAACAGGATGTTAATTATTAGCATGCAGAAAACTGTAAATAGGATCTTGTAGCATAAGGTTAGAAAGGAATTTAGGGCATGAAAACACTACATGCTTATATTTTCAAAGCATTACGTCATGAAAACCTAAGAATCACCTGCTGATTTGCTCTAATATAGTGACAAATTCCTAACACAATTTGAAAATACGTGATCGTGCTATAGCTAAGTTACCTCATGCTCAAGCTTTTCTCCTGATTTTGGAAAATGTTAACCTTGAAATACGCACAGAAATTCATG
It contains:
- the LOC113765622 gene encoding protein DMP2-like, which translates into the protein MATQTTSNTASSSSSVGSIKDKTFTGVGNLIRLLPTGTVFLYQFLNPILTNNGSCSNTNKYVSSVLFALCGISCLISTFTDSYRDDQGNIHYGIATFKGFWPTSGASSSVDFKSYRLQIGDFVHATLSLIVFSVLSLLDNNTVECFYPSFESTQKALLKAMPPVIGSVAAAVFVAFPNKRHGIGYPSDSSSSSTSTTSSGVQPSNAEQKA